The following coding sequences lie in one Brevibacterium marinum genomic window:
- the dacB gene encoding D-alanyl-D-alanine carboxypeptidase/D-alanyl-D-alanine endopeptidase, with product MNQIPEQNTRKRSKRAVAGITGGGLAVVLAAAAALDAYDVFPELPGILTTDPAIEVQAVPAPKAQGMDMPAPASALDDSAPVPTSVPDEVDKVLSGSKVKGFGIEVRDGLSNDVLYSKAADRPRTPASVTKVLTGSAALLTIGGEERLSTTTEFDPATATVTLTGGGDPLLGAGESQPGAVNGHGGLTTLAQDTAESLQSKNIAEVALDLDTSRYSGEDFSPGWDRADIAKGVITPIQSLMIDTGYIGSKDKEWRGRSEHPAKDAFAVFTKELTAAGITVTDDPKPAEDGDAEDAGGEAQGEVGADAGELAAVESATISEIVEYALVHSDNVVAEVLGNEVAIASGQPGSLEAGPEAVLAALSDSVDLGKTHLEDTSGLSYDNQISPHDLTTVLQASVVAEDSLSSLISYMPVGGLTGTLTERFTKDRNAAGTVHAKTGTLSTVTSLAGGVLDADGRYLVFTLQIDDVDKDKILEARKTVDDIVAALADCGCR from the coding sequence TTGAACCAGATCCCTGAGCAGAACACGCGGAAGCGGTCGAAGAGGGCTGTCGCGGGCATCACCGGAGGCGGACTGGCAGTGGTGTTGGCCGCGGCCGCTGCCCTCGACGCCTACGACGTCTTCCCAGAGCTGCCGGGAATCCTCACGACCGATCCTGCCATCGAGGTTCAAGCCGTCCCAGCGCCCAAGGCCCAGGGGATGGACATGCCCGCGCCCGCCTCGGCGCTGGATGACTCCGCGCCGGTGCCCACATCGGTCCCGGACGAAGTCGACAAGGTCCTCTCCGGCTCGAAGGTCAAGGGTTTCGGGATCGAGGTCCGCGACGGACTCAGCAACGACGTCCTCTACTCCAAGGCCGCGGACAGGCCGCGCACCCCGGCCTCGGTGACGAAGGTGCTCACCGGTTCCGCAGCGCTGCTGACGATCGGCGGCGAGGAGCGCCTGAGCACGACGACGGAGTTCGACCCGGCGACGGCCACGGTGACTCTGACCGGCGGCGGTGACCCTCTGTTGGGGGCAGGGGAGTCCCAGCCCGGAGCCGTCAACGGCCACGGGGGTCTGACGACCCTGGCCCAAGACACCGCCGAGTCATTGCAGAGCAAGAACATCGCCGAGGTTGCCCTCGACCTGGACACGTCCCGGTACTCGGGCGAGGACTTCAGTCCCGGATGGGACCGGGCCGATATCGCCAAGGGCGTCATCACGCCGATCCAGTCGCTGATGATCGACACCGGCTACATCGGCAGCAAGGACAAGGAGTGGCGCGGCCGCAGCGAGCATCCGGCCAAGGACGCGTTCGCCGTCTTCACGAAGGAGCTCACAGCAGCCGGGATCACGGTCACCGACGATCCGAAACCCGCCGAAGACGGAGATGCCGAAGACGCAGGCGGCGAAGCCCAAGGCGAAGTAGGGGCGGACGCCGGTGAGCTGGCCGCCGTGGAGTCGGCCACGATCTCCGAGATCGTGGAATACGCGCTCGTGCACAGCGACAACGTCGTCGCCGAGGTCCTCGGCAATGAGGTCGCCATCGCCTCGGGGCAGCCGGGCAGCCTGGAAGCCGGCCCCGAGGCCGTGCTCGCTGCCCTGTCCGACTCCGTCGACCTCGGCAAGACCCACCTCGAGGACACCTCGGGACTGTCGTACGACAACCAGATCAGCCCGCACGACCTGACGACCGTCCTCCAAGCCTCGGTCGTGGCCGAGGATTCGCTCTCGAGCCTGATCAGCTATATGCCCGTCGGCGGGCTCACCGGGACACTGACCGAACGCTTCACCAAGGACCGCAATGCCGCTGGTACTGTGCACGCGAAGACGGGAACCCTGTCGACCGTGACCTCACTGGCAGGCGGGGTGCTCGACGCGGACGGACGCTATCTCGTATTCACCCTGCAGATCGACGACGTGGACAAGGACAAGATTTTGGAAGCCAGGAAGACCGTGGACGACATCGTCGCAGCGCTCGCAGATTGCGGCTGCCGATGA
- a CDS encoding zinc-dependent metalloprotease yields MIVDEKFAERTARELVPAARMPNTDELDELVTGLKDNALTAQELVVDSFLLDPAHSDDVRTRLSAGSVLVLDQLGWIKANAQSINGMVDADSLPAPVGPGSAKAAAVEMVGVLSLLSTRVLGQFDPFAVASGRLMFVAPAVLIAEEAMNVSPRDFRMWVALHEATHQVQFATAPWLREHMRSLLSRVVANPLKAPGIRGVADVFATLGGIVKGESSMVDLIRDEAMRSALDEASAILALLEGHADVVMDEVGIEVIPSVRKLRRRFEARRDAGQGGFLSNLLGMNLKLAQYRDGAKFVRAIRREVGQTGFTAIYSGPENLPKSEEIKTPSKWLDRVHG; encoded by the coding sequence ATGATCGTCGATGAGAAGTTCGCCGAACGCACCGCCAGGGAGCTCGTCCCCGCAGCCCGCATGCCGAACACCGATGAACTCGACGAGCTGGTCACCGGACTCAAGGACAATGCGCTGACGGCTCAGGAGCTCGTCGTCGACTCGTTCCTCCTCGACCCCGCCCACTCCGACGATGTGCGCACCCGATTGAGCGCCGGCTCCGTGCTCGTGCTCGACCAGCTCGGCTGGATCAAGGCCAACGCCCAGTCGATCAACGGGATGGTCGACGCCGACTCGCTTCCCGCCCCCGTCGGCCCGGGCTCGGCGAAGGCCGCCGCCGTCGAGATGGTGGGTGTGCTGTCGCTGCTGTCCACGCGCGTCCTCGGCCAGTTCGACCCGTTCGCGGTGGCCTCGGGCAGGCTGATGTTCGTCGCCCCGGCGGTCCTCATCGCCGAAGAGGCCATGAATGTCTCCCCACGCGACTTCCGCATGTGGGTGGCCCTGCATGAGGCCACTCATCAGGTCCAGTTCGCCACCGCGCCCTGGCTGCGCGAGCACATGCGCTCCCTCCTGTCCCGGGTCGTCGCGAACCCGCTCAAAGCGCCGGGGATCCGCGGTGTCGCCGACGTCTTCGCCACCCTCGGCGGCATCGTCAAGGGCGAATCGAGCATGGTGGATCTGATCCGGGACGAGGCGATGCGCAGTGCGCTCGACGAAGCCTCGGCGATCCTCGCTCTGCTCGAGGGCCACGCCGACGTGGTCATGGACGAGGTCGGCATCGAGGTGATCCCGAGCGTGCGCAAGCTGCGCCGCAGATTCGAGGCCCGGCGGGACGCCGGTCAGGGTGGTTTCCTGTCGAATCTGCTGGGCATGAACCTCAAACTCGCCCAGTACCGTGACGGCGCGAAGTTCGTCCGCGCGATCCGCAGGGAGGTCGGCCAGACCGGTTTCACCGCCATCTACTCCGGTCCCGAGAACCTTCCGAAGAGCGAGGAGATCAAGACTCCGAGCAAGTGGTTGGACCGTGTCCACGGCTGA
- a CDS encoding inorganic diphosphatase, producing the protein MELLATIEIPRGSRNKYEVDHETGRVKLDRYLYTSMQYPADYGFFEDTLGNDGDPLDVLVLLPEPLFPGVLIDVRPIGMFTMEDEAGGDDKVLAVTAGDPRWDSYQDIGDVDQFTLDSIEHFFARYKDLEPGKYVKGSSWVGRAEAEAEVEASIKRFKESH; encoded by the coding sequence ATGGAACTCTTGGCCACAATCGAGATCCCGCGCGGATCGCGCAACAAGTACGAGGTCGATCACGAGACCGGTCGGGTCAAGCTCGACCGCTACCTCTACACCTCGATGCAGTATCCCGCCGACTACGGCTTCTTCGAGGACACGCTGGGCAACGACGGAGACCCGCTCGACGTTCTCGTGCTTCTCCCCGAACCCCTGTTCCCCGGCGTGCTCATCGATGTGCGCCCCATCGGCATGTTCACGATGGAGGACGAAGCCGGCGGCGACGACAAGGTCCTCGCGGTCACCGCAGGGGATCCTCGCTGGGATAGCTACCAGGACATCGGCGACGTGGACCAGTTCACGCTCGACTCGATCGAACACTTCTTCGCCCGCTACAAGGATCTCGAGCCGGGCAAGTACGTCAAGGGCTCCAGCTGGGTCGGTCGTGCCGAGGCCGAGGCCGAAGTCGAAGCCTCCATCAAGCGCTTCAAAGAGTCTCACTGA
- the hpt gene encoding hypoxanthine phosphoribosyltransferase, with protein sequence MDIDDLGNDIEKVLVSEEQIAARLVELATAIDEDYKGKDILLVGVLKGAVMVMADLARAIHSPVTMDWMAVSSYGSGTKSSGVVRILKDLDTDLSDRHVLIVEDIIDSGLTLSWLVQNLRSRGAATVEICTMLRKPEAVKVDIDVKYIGFDVPNEFVIGYGLDYAEKYRNVPFVATLAQHVYS encoded by the coding sequence GTGGACATCGACGATCTCGGCAATGACATCGAAAAGGTACTCGTCTCGGAAGAACAGATAGCCGCACGACTCGTTGAACTGGCCACCGCCATCGATGAAGACTACAAGGGCAAGGACATTCTGCTCGTCGGCGTCCTCAAGGGTGCTGTCATGGTGATGGCGGACCTGGCGCGGGCGATCCACTCGCCGGTCACCATGGACTGGATGGCTGTCTCCTCCTACGGTTCGGGCACCAAATCATCCGGCGTCGTGCGCATCCTCAAGGACCTCGACACTGACCTCTCCGACCGTCACGTGCTCATCGTCGAGGACATCATCGACTCGGGGCTGACGTTGTCATGGCTGGTGCAGAACCTGCGCTCGCGCGGAGCGGCCACGGTTGAGATCTGCACGATGCTGCGCAAACCCGAAGCGGTCAAGGTCGACATCGACGTCAAATACATCGGCTTCGACGTCCCGAACGAATTCGTCATCGGCTACGGCCTCGACTATGCGGAGAAGTACCGCAATGTTCCGTTCGTCGCCACCCTGGCTCAGCACGTCTACAGCTGA
- a CDS encoding PhoX family protein translates to MAPLRELLPMAGHVRGKRSPVTCALKCDNACSKAICNTSSNGYFRDIVGAQLSRRAMLGASAAGALAIAVTAGPSPTTRAAAAGVGTSGTLDFTAIDPVQHEVDEFIVPEGYSWHPVVRWGDALFPDSPKFDPENQSVESQRRQFGYNNDFLQIQVDEGGDGNRALLFSNQEYTNDAIMYPDSMDKATQRAISRDAHGLTVAELVRTSEKTPWKVDVNGANNRRFLIDTEYEFTGPAAGSDLLRTKDYPKGDKVQGTLGNCAGGLTPWGTLLSGEENFNSYFKAQGTSAADKRYGLSSEDSANGWETDVARFDTNNSGYANEANRFGWIVEVDPRDPESTPLKHTNMGRLKHEGANITIADSGQAVAYMGDDEKFDYLYKFVSKDTYVEGDLSHNLTLLAEGDLFVAKFTGNSPKSEIDGSGDVPADGEFDGSGQWLPLIKDGKSQVSGMAVEEVLVNTRLAADKVGPTKMDRCEDVEPNPVNGKIYVACTNNSDRGVDGKAAADEANPRTENRDGHIVELTERGGDHTSAEFDWTLLLVCGDPKQGDTTYFSGFPADQVSPISCPDNVTFDADGNLWISTDGAPDGIGYCDGLFKVTIDGDQRGRVEQFLSVPREAEVCGPLVHDSYDSAFVAVQHPGEDGEWSDQHSQFPDYVDESDIETGVAALPRPTVVQVIKGSGEEPSDPPTEDPKDADADAEGNEDGSDGPGEDGSSDGADGSSEGSQDGAKDAAAAGAGAASASEAGANGGSGSGGSDSGGSASGGGGDLPRTGNDSTLPLLGGGAGLLAVGGAMATAAHMRKKNAGEGDEGLAEESAEA, encoded by the coding sequence ATGGCACCCTTACGTGAACTTCTGCCCATGGCCGGCCATGTCCGTGGCAAACGCAGTCCCGTCACCTGCGCGCTCAAGTGCGACAATGCGTGCAGCAAGGCGATCTGCAACACCTCGTCGAACGGCTACTTCCGCGACATCGTCGGGGCGCAGCTGTCCCGGCGTGCGATGTTGGGGGCTTCGGCGGCAGGAGCACTGGCCATCGCAGTCACAGCCGGGCCGAGCCCGACCACACGTGCCGCGGCAGCAGGCGTGGGCACGAGCGGAACGCTCGACTTCACCGCAATCGATCCGGTCCAGCACGAGGTCGACGAGTTCATCGTCCCCGAGGGATACTCCTGGCACCCCGTCGTGCGCTGGGGCGATGCGCTGTTCCCCGACTCACCGAAGTTCGATCCAGAGAACCAGAGCGTCGAATCTCAGCGTCGTCAATTCGGCTACAACAACGACTTCCTGCAGATCCAAGTCGACGAGGGTGGAGACGGAAATCGTGCCCTCCTGTTCTCGAACCAGGAGTACACGAACGACGCGATCATGTACCCCGACAGCATGGACAAGGCCACACAGCGAGCCATCAGCCGCGACGCACACGGGCTGACCGTCGCAGAACTGGTCCGGACGAGTGAGAAGACGCCGTGGAAGGTCGATGTCAACGGTGCGAACAATCGCCGCTTCCTCATCGACACCGAATACGAATTCACCGGACCCGCAGCCGGCTCGGATCTGCTGCGGACGAAGGACTACCCCAAGGGCGACAAGGTCCAGGGCACTCTGGGCAACTGCGCGGGCGGTCTGACTCCGTGGGGCACGCTGCTGTCGGGTGAGGAGAACTTCAACTCGTATTTCAAGGCGCAGGGGACCTCGGCGGCGGACAAACGCTACGGTCTGAGCAGCGAGGACTCCGCCAACGGGTGGGAAACAGACGTGGCGCGCTTCGACACGAACAACTCCGGCTACGCCAACGAAGCGAACCGATTCGGGTGGATCGTCGAGGTCGACCCGCGCGATCCCGAATCGACACCGCTCAAGCACACCAATATGGGACGCCTCAAGCATGAGGGCGCGAACATCACCATCGCCGATTCCGGTCAGGCCGTGGCCTACATGGGCGACGACGAGAAGTTCGACTACCTCTACAAATTCGTGTCCAAGGATACGTACGTCGAGGGCGATCTGTCCCACAACCTCACTCTGCTCGCCGAGGGCGACCTCTTCGTCGCCAAATTCACCGGCAACTCCCCGAAGAGTGAGATCGACGGCAGCGGCGACGTGCCCGCCGACGGTGAATTCGACGGCAGCGGACAGTGGCTGCCACTGATCAAGGACGGCAAGTCGCAGGTTTCGGGAATGGCGGTCGAAGAGGTCCTCGTCAACACCCGCCTGGCCGCCGACAAGGTCGGGCCGACGAAGATGGACCGCTGCGAGGACGTCGAGCCGAATCCGGTCAACGGCAAGATCTACGTCGCCTGCACGAACAACTCCGATCGCGGGGTGGACGGCAAGGCCGCGGCCGATGAGGCGAACCCGCGGACGGAGAACCGCGACGGTCACATCGTCGAGCTGACCGAACGCGGCGGTGATCACACGAGCGCAGAGTTCGACTGGACTCTGCTGCTGGTGTGCGGCGACCCGAAGCAGGGCGACACGACCTACTTCTCAGGATTCCCCGCAGACCAGGTCTCACCGATCTCGTGCCCCGACAACGTCACCTTCGACGCCGACGGCAATCTGTGGATCTCGACCGACGGAGCGCCTGACGGCATCGGCTACTGCGATGGACTGTTCAAGGTCACCATCGACGGCGATCAGCGTGGGCGCGTCGAACAGTTCCTCTCCGTCCCGCGTGAGGCTGAGGTCTGCGGACCGCTCGTCCACGACTCCTACGACTCGGCGTTCGTCGCCGTCCAGCATCCCGGCGAGGACGGAGAATGGTCGGATCAGCACTCGCAATTCCCCGACTACGTCGATGAGTCCGATATCGAGACTGGTGTGGCGGCTCTTCCCCGACCGACCGTGGTCCAGGTGATCAAGGGCAGCGGTGAGGAGCCGAGCGATCCTCCGACCGAAGACCCGAAGGATGCAGACGCCGACGCAGAGGGCAACGAAGACGGTTCGGACGGTCCAGGCGAGGATGGCTCGTCCGACGGGGCTGACGGTTCCTCGGAGGGCTCGCAGGACGGCGCTAAGGACGCTGCGGCGGCCGGGGCCGGCGCAGCCAGTGCGAGTGAGGCCGGTGCGAACGGCGGCTCCGGCTCGGGTGGTTCGGATTCCGGCGGGTCCGCTTCCGGTGGCGGCGGTGACCTGCCGCGGACCGGCAACGACAGCACTCTGCCGCTGCTTGGCGGTGGTGCGGGCCTGCTCGCCGTCGGTGGTGCCATGGCCACAGCTGCTCACATGCGCAAAAAGAACGCAGGTGAAGGCGATGAGGGCCTCGCAGAGGAGTCCGCAGAAGCCTGA
- a CDS encoding CPBP family intramembrane glutamic endopeptidase, producing the protein MTTEFEPQEKKRLWFELGLVAALSLGQSAIYAIVRLADITTRGPISEAQAKLNTSQSPRPGFDLVYQILDIGFTLVPVLLALYLLTRDQAASPLSRRLGVDGEAGKDLGRGTLIFVIIGIGTLAVYAGGRALGITAEIQPANLGDHWWTIPVLILAAAKNGIVEEVIIFGFGAERLQRLGCGMWPIIIGLAVFRASYHLYQGIGPFIGNVAMGIVFGWYFMRRGRLMPLVWAHFVIDGVGFLAPGVLTLVDID; encoded by the coding sequence ATGACAACCGAGTTCGAACCACAGGAGAAGAAGCGCCTGTGGTTCGAACTCGGTCTCGTTGCCGCCCTCTCGCTGGGACAATCAGCGATCTATGCGATCGTGCGTCTGGCCGATATCACCACCCGCGGTCCGATCAGCGAGGCTCAGGCGAAACTCAACACCTCGCAGTCACCGCGTCCGGGCTTCGACCTCGTCTATCAGATCCTCGACATCGGATTCACCCTCGTACCCGTTCTGCTGGCTCTCTACCTGCTCACCCGCGATCAGGCTGCCTCGCCCCTGAGCCGACGGCTGGGCGTCGACGGTGAGGCAGGGAAGGACCTCGGCCGCGGAACGCTCATCTTCGTCATCATCGGCATCGGTACGTTGGCCGTCTACGCGGGCGGCAGGGCACTGGGGATCACGGCCGAGATCCAGCCGGCCAACCTCGGCGATCATTGGTGGACGATTCCGGTGCTCATCCTCGCAGCGGCGAAGAACGGCATCGTCGAAGAGGTCATCATCTTCGGCTTCGGGGCCGAACGCCTCCAGCGCCTGGGCTGCGGGATGTGGCCGATCATCATCGGCTTGGCGGTGTTCCGCGCCAGCTACCACCTGTACCAGGGCATCGGTCCGTTCATCGGCAACGTCGCCATGGGCATCGTCTTCGGCTGGTACTTCATGCGCAGAGGCAGGCTGATGCCGCTGGTCTGGGCACACTTCGTCATCGACGGCGTCGGCTTCCTGGCACCGGGGGTCCTCACTCTCGTCGACATCGACTGA
- a CDS encoding VOC family protein, with translation MKLDHVSFASEPDGYKATAERISEKLGVVPYDGGVHPRFGTRNLIFPLANGHYLEVVEALEHPAALSTPFGQAVRARSELGGGWMGWCVSVDDLAGVETRLERKAVDGNRTPESGLELKWLQIGVKGLIADPQLPFFIKWSADSSQHPSSYKTNGGVALDTLQIAGDRDRLRDWLGTQDPKPIPEIHIDWSAPHGTPGIMSISFETAKNGLVVI, from the coding sequence ATGAAACTCGATCATGTGTCCTTCGCCAGCGAACCAGACGGGTACAAAGCGACAGCCGAGAGAATCTCGGAGAAGCTCGGTGTGGTTCCCTACGACGGTGGTGTGCATCCTCGATTCGGCACCAGGAATCTGATCTTCCCTCTCGCAAACGGCCATTATCTCGAAGTCGTCGAAGCCTTGGAGCACCCGGCCGCGCTGTCAACACCCTTCGGTCAGGCGGTCAGAGCTCGGTCCGAGCTCGGCGGCGGCTGGATGGGCTGGTGCGTCTCGGTCGATGACCTTGCCGGAGTGGAGACCCGTCTCGAACGCAAGGCCGTCGACGGGAACCGCACACCGGAATCAGGCCTGGAACTCAAATGGCTGCAGATCGGAGTCAAGGGGCTCATCGCCGATCCCCAACTTCCGTTCTTCATCAAGTGGTCGGCCGACTCGTCGCAGCACCCCTCGTCATACAAGACCAATGGCGGCGTCGCACTCGACACCCTGCAGATCGCCGGGGATCGCGATCGACTGCGCGACTGGCTGGGGACCCAGGACCCCAAGCCGATCCCGGAGATCCACATCGACTGGTCGGCGCCGCACGGCACCCCCGGCATCATGTCGATCAGCTTCGAGACGGCGAAGAACGGTCTCGTCGTCATCTGA
- the tilS gene encoding tRNA lysidine(34) synthetase TilS encodes MSTAEGAPPRRPSLDPASAAIRNAVRQALADVDVRSGSDGGTGSEGRAGPGALPGVIVAVSGGADSMALLHACAFLNRRGELSARAVTVDHGLQSSSAEVARRVVSIAESWGVPAEIATVSIDAGDEGVEAAARDARYEALEEARTVHAADWVLTAHTRNDQAETVLLGLMRGSGTRSLAGMALRTGRVVRSLLDVERATNVASCRAQGIEVWHDPMNADDSFARVRARSLLASVEADLGQPITANLARTAELCRADADYLDERAEAHAAKVRGHTEVPLAGLTGLDGAILSRVVRDWAVSLGVPAQAIGAARVSRLCALIRNTAQPGARRSGCERLSLPGDTEAIVGEGLLRFGRDAKTR; translated from the coding sequence GTGTCCACGGCTGAGGGTGCGCCACCTCGGCGACCGAGCCTCGATCCCGCCAGCGCCGCGATCCGCAATGCCGTCCGACAGGCCCTGGCCGACGTGGACGTCCGGTCCGGCTCCGACGGCGGGACCGGCTCCGAGGGGCGCGCCGGCCCAGGGGCTCTGCCCGGAGTCATCGTCGCGGTCTCCGGGGGAGCGGACTCGATGGCTCTGCTGCACGCCTGCGCATTCCTGAACCGGCGCGGCGAGCTCAGCGCCCGCGCCGTGACCGTCGACCATGGTCTTCAGTCCTCATCCGCCGAGGTGGCCCGCCGAGTCGTGTCCATCGCCGAATCGTGGGGAGTGCCGGCCGAGATCGCGACGGTGAGCATCGATGCCGGAGACGAGGGGGTCGAAGCGGCCGCCCGGGACGCACGCTACGAGGCGCTGGAGGAGGCCCGCACGGTGCACGCCGCCGACTGGGTGCTGACAGCCCACACTCGCAATGACCAAGCCGAAACCGTCCTGCTGGGTCTGATGCGCGGTTCCGGGACCCGCTCGCTCGCGGGCATGGCGCTGCGGACCGGGCGAGTGGTCCGCTCCCTGCTCGACGTCGAACGGGCGACCAATGTCGCCTCGTGCCGGGCACAGGGCATCGAGGTCTGGCACGACCCGATGAACGCCGACGATTCCTTCGCCCGGGTCAGAGCTCGGAGCCTGTTGGCCTCGGTCGAGGCCGATCTCGGCCAGCCGATCACCGCGAACCTCGCAAGGACCGCCGAGCTGTGCCGAGCCGACGCCGACTACCTTGATGAGCGCGCCGAGGCTCATGCCGCGAAGGTGCGGGGGCACACCGAGGTGCCGCTGGCCGGGCTGACGGGCCTGGACGGGGCGATCCTCTCCCGCGTCGTGCGCGACTGGGCGGTCTCGCTCGGAGTGCCCGCCCAGGCCATCGGCGCCGCCCGTGTGAGCCGACTGTGCGCCCTGATCCGGAACACAGCACAGCCGGGCGCCCGCCGGTCGGGATGCGAACGACTGTCCCTGCCCGGCGACACCGAAGCCATCGTCGGTGAGGGGCTCCTGCGCTTCGGCCGCGATGCCAAGACTCGCTGA
- a CDS encoding CynX/NimT family MFS transporter has protein sequence MNTSPQHSYRTGRGLDLLALASIILIACSLRPAASSLGPVLSEVNAAFALAEWQTGLLTALPGLIFAICGFIAVPFLKRLGLFRSLLFSCALIVVGVGTRAFVDGWLLFAGLTILALAGMSLGNVILPVFVKSRFPDRTSLAATAFTVSLGLGSMFPAFLTAPIAAQSDNWRVGLGVWALVPTCALVTWIVLKLARSIPSLDRSAEEAHGARPPRRHIYVSPKARYMAMFFGLQSVNAYVQFGWVPQIYRDAGIDPVLAGVMLTIVTFGGIPGGFLAPQIIMRGILPRFFLVTFAVSAVLGYLGLLLVPTTMPALWAIFLAYGGFAFPAALALITGRTTDVSITARTSAFVQSSGYVLAAIGPLAVGGLLGLSGGWSVPLWFMVAVSVLMGVTGYLAGSPGTVDEELASPEDRNAPAGRLGGTADR, from the coding sequence ATGAACACTTCGCCCCAGCACAGCTATCGTACGGGCCGGGGCCTCGACCTACTCGCACTCGCAAGCATCATCCTCATCGCATGCTCACTGCGCCCGGCGGCATCTTCACTGGGCCCAGTCCTCTCCGAGGTCAATGCCGCCTTCGCCCTGGCCGAGTGGCAGACCGGCCTGCTCACCGCACTTCCCGGCCTGATCTTCGCGATCTGCGGATTCATCGCCGTCCCCTTCCTCAAGAGGCTGGGCCTCTTCCGCTCGCTGCTCTTCTCCTGCGCGCTGATCGTCGTAGGAGTCGGGACACGCGCGTTCGTCGACGGCTGGCTGCTGTTCGCCGGCCTGACGATCCTGGCGCTGGCAGGAATGTCTCTGGGCAACGTCATCCTGCCCGTTTTCGTGAAATCCCGATTCCCCGACAGGACCAGCCTCGCGGCCACAGCCTTCACGGTTTCCCTCGGACTCGGGTCCATGTTCCCGGCCTTCCTCACCGCCCCCATCGCCGCGCAGTCCGACAACTGGCGCGTCGGCCTCGGCGTCTGGGCGCTCGTTCCGACATGTGCTCTCGTGACGTGGATCGTCCTCAAGCTCGCGCGTTCCATCCCCAGCCTCGACCGGTCTGCGGAGGAAGCTCACGGAGCCCGGCCGCCTCGGAGACACATCTACGTCTCGCCCAAGGCCCGGTACATGGCCATGTTCTTCGGCCTGCAGTCGGTCAACGCCTATGTGCAGTTCGGTTGGGTGCCGCAGATCTACCGTGATGCCGGAATCGACCCGGTGCTGGCCGGAGTCATGCTCACCATCGTCACCTTCGGCGGCATCCCCGGCGGCTTCCTCGCCCCGCAGATCATCATGCGCGGCATCCTCCCGCGCTTCTTCCTCGTGACCTTCGCCGTCAGCGCCGTCCTCGGCTACCTCGGGCTGCTCCTCGTCCCCACCACGATGCCCGCACTGTGGGCGATCTTCCTGGCCTACGGCGGCTTCGCCTTCCCCGCCGCGCTCGCCCTCATCACAGGACGCACGACAGACGTCTCGATCACCGCACGCACCTCCGCATTCGTCCAGTCCAGCGGATATGTGCTGGCGGCGATCGGTCCCCTGGCCGTCGGCGGCCTCCTCGGGCTGAGCGGGGGATGGTCGGTGCCGCTGTGGTTCATGGTCGCCGTGTCCGTGCTCATGGGCGTGACCGGGTACCTCGCTGGTTCGCCGGGTACGGTCGACGAGGAACTCGCCTCACCGGAGGACCGCAATGCTCCTGCGGGCCGTCTCGGTGGCACGGCGGACCGGTAG